From Sphingobium sp. RAC03, a single genomic window includes:
- a CDS encoding phosphomannomutase has translation MTGVSIADLMAVSGVAFGTSGARGLVSAMSDRICFAYTIGFLQHLEAEGLFHSGQHVAIAGDLRPSSPRIIAACAAAIVHKGGHVDYCGFVPSPAVAAYGFARDMGSLMVTGSHIPDDRNGIKFNRPDGEILKADELSIRAQIVDLPDIFDGSGMLLAPPLKFPLVDATTTYIARYVDFFGARALEGLKLGIYEHSAVGRDVLVALVKQMGGQAFPLGRSETFIPVDTEAVRPEDHVLARQWAAELQLDAILSSDGDSDRPLLADETGIWIRGDILGILCARALGIKAVATPVSCNSAVELCGLFDEVRRTRIGSPYVIEGMQGLSCTGHATICGYEANGGFLLGTPVESEGVVLDALPTRDAMLPMIAALVDAKRRSITLSALQEQLPARYTVSDRLQNFPTDRSQALISYLQAGTETDILARLKSMLGAVAGKAVRFDTTDGLRIYFDNDDIVHLRPSGNAPELRCYTESADVEAASTLNQQILHLVANSDSNILEFQI, from the coding sequence ATGACGGGTGTTTCTATCGCGGACCTGATGGCCGTGTCTGGCGTCGCTTTCGGTACAAGTGGCGCCCGCGGCCTCGTGAGCGCGATGAGCGACCGCATATGCTTCGCCTACACCATAGGCTTTCTGCAGCATCTGGAAGCCGAGGGATTGTTTCACTCCGGACAGCATGTTGCGATTGCTGGTGATCTTCGCCCATCCTCGCCCCGGATCATAGCCGCCTGTGCAGCCGCTATTGTTCATAAGGGCGGACATGTGGACTATTGCGGTTTCGTACCTTCGCCAGCGGTGGCAGCCTATGGCTTTGCGCGGGACATGGGGTCGCTCATGGTTACGGGCAGCCACATACCCGACGATCGCAATGGCATAAAATTCAACCGTCCCGATGGTGAAATACTCAAGGCGGACGAACTGTCCATCCGGGCGCAAATAGTGGATTTGCCGGATATATTCGACGGCAGTGGGATGTTGTTGGCGCCTCCCCTAAAGTTTCCCCTTGTCGATGCTACGACAACATATATCGCACGCTACGTCGATTTCTTTGGTGCGCGCGCATTGGAGGGGCTTAAGCTCGGCATTTACGAACATTCGGCCGTCGGTCGAGATGTCCTTGTTGCTTTGGTCAAGCAGATGGGCGGGCAAGCCTTTCCTCTCGGTAGATCGGAAACGTTCATTCCAGTCGATACGGAGGCGGTTCGCCCTGAAGACCATGTCCTCGCCCGCCAATGGGCTGCAGAATTGCAACTCGATGCCATTTTGTCGTCAGATGGGGATTCGGACAGGCCGCTGCTGGCCGACGAAACGGGTATATGGATTCGTGGGGATATATTGGGCATTTTATGTGCCAGGGCCTTGGGTATCAAGGCGGTCGCGACGCCGGTCAGTTGCAACAGCGCGGTGGAGCTGTGCGGCCTGTTCGATGAGGTCCGCCGGACCCGGATCGGATCACCCTACGTCATAGAAGGCATGCAGGGACTGAGTTGCACAGGTCATGCCACGATATGCGGCTATGAAGCCAATGGCGGCTTTTTGCTTGGCACTCCTGTTGAAAGCGAGGGCGTTGTTTTAGACGCGCTACCGACGCGCGACGCCATGTTGCCAATGATAGCAGCACTAGTGGATGCAAAGCGCCGAAGCATCACTCTGTCGGCGTTGCAGGAACAGTTGCCGGCCCGATATACGGTGAGTGATCGCCTGCAAAATTTCCCCACCGATCGCAGCCAGGCGTTGATTTCCTATCTTCAAGCTGGCACCGAAACCGATATCCTCGCTCGGCTAAAGAGTATGCTGGGCGCGGTAGCGGGGAAAGCGGTCCGGTTCGACACGACAGATGGGTTGCGGATCTATTTCGACAATGACGACATCGTCCATCTTCGCCCCAGCGGTAATGCACCGGAGTTGCGTTGCTATACGGAGAGTGCGGATGTGGAAGCGGCATCGACGCTCAATCAGCAAATTCTACACCTTGTCGCAAACAGTGATAGTAATATTCTTGAATTTCAAATCTAA
- the gmd gene encoding GDP-mannose 4,6-dehydratase encodes MKTAIVTGITGQDGAYLAELLLGKGYEVYGTYRRTSSVNFWRIEELGISQHPNLKLVEYDLTDLASSIRLLQTAKASEIYNLAAQSFVGVSFDQPITTAEITGIGPLNLLEAIRIVDPTIRFYQASTSEMFGKVQAVPQIEDTPFYPRSPYGVAKLYAHWITVNYRESYDIFGCSGILFNHESPLRGREFVTRKITDTVAKIKLGKMDCLELGNLDPKRDWGFAKEYVEGMWRMLQADEPDTYVLATNRTETVRDFVRMAFKAADIEVEFSGAEEQEVATDVATGKIVMRVNPRFYRPAEVDLLIGNPEKAVTKLGWKPETTLEQLCKMMVDADLIRNRLNASF; translated from the coding sequence ATGAAAACGGCAATAGTTACTGGAATAACCGGGCAGGATGGTGCTTATCTTGCTGAACTGTTGCTGGGTAAGGGTTATGAGGTTTATGGAACCTATCGCCGCACCAGTTCCGTCAACTTCTGGCGGATCGAGGAACTTGGCATAAGTCAGCATCCTAACCTCAAGCTTGTGGAATATGACCTCACGGATCTTGCATCGAGCATTCGTCTGCTACAAACGGCCAAGGCGTCAGAAATCTATAATCTTGCCGCACAAAGCTTCGTAGGCGTATCCTTCGATCAGCCGATTACGACCGCCGAGATTACCGGCATAGGCCCTTTGAACCTCCTCGAAGCCATCCGCATCGTCGATCCCACGATCCGCTTCTATCAGGCCAGCACGTCGGAAATGTTCGGAAAGGTGCAGGCCGTACCGCAAATTGAGGACACGCCCTTTTATCCGCGCAGTCCCTATGGCGTTGCCAAGCTGTACGCGCATTGGATCACGGTGAACTATCGTGAAAGCTATGACATCTTCGGATGCAGCGGCATCCTGTTCAACCATGAAAGTCCACTGCGCGGCCGCGAATTCGTAACCCGCAAAATCACCGACACCGTCGCGAAGATCAAACTTGGTAAGATGGATTGCCTGGAACTTGGCAATCTGGACCCGAAGCGGGACTGGGGATTTGCCAAGGAATATGTCGAAGGCATGTGGCGCATGCTGCAGGCCGACGAGCCGGACACCTATGTTCTGGCGACCAACCGCACTGAAACCGTCCGCGATTTCGTTCGGATGGCGTTTAAAGCTGCGGACATTGAGGTCGAATTTTCGGGCGCCGAAGAGCAGGAGGTTGCCACCGACGTTGCAACCGGCAAGATCGTCATGCGCGTCAACCCGCGTTTTTATCGCCCTGCCGAGGTCGATTTGCTCATCGGCAATCCCGAAAAAGCTGTCACAAAACTGGGCTGGAAGCCGGAAACGACATTGGAGCAGTTGTGCAAGATGATGGTAGACGCGGACCTCATACGAAACCGTTTGAACGCCTCTTTCTGA
- a CDS encoding GDP-mannose 4,6-dehydratase, whose product MSRILITGVDGFTGRYLTILLSRHGHEVVGISHMPITSPIEGLSRSVICDLTNAKALTDTIADIRPDKVVHLAAIAFVSHGVAEDIYRTNIVGSRNLLDALDKAGNVDTILLASSANIYGNRVSGAITESVSPDPVNDYAVSKLSMEFVARLYRERLPIILARPFNYTGVGQSINFVIPKIVHHVRQKADEIELGNLDVSRDFSDVRDVVSAYASLLDAPSALGETFNICSGKAYSLREVIAMIQEISGRDFAVRVNPDFVRENEVKTLWGDRSKLDAVSGQRPIYDLRDTLIWMLNH is encoded by the coding sequence ATGAGCAGAATTTTGATTACCGGCGTAGATGGGTTCACGGGACGCTACCTAACCATTTTGTTGTCGCGTCATGGTCACGAAGTCGTTGGTATATCGCATATGCCGATTACTTCGCCTATCGAAGGATTGAGCAGGTCTGTCATATGTGATTTGACCAACGCCAAAGCCCTTACGGACACGATCGCAGACATCAGGCCGGATAAGGTCGTGCATCTTGCTGCAATCGCATTTGTCTCTCATGGCGTAGCCGAAGATATTTATCGTACAAACATCGTGGGTAGTCGCAATCTGCTGGACGCCCTCGATAAAGCGGGAAATGTCGATACAATCCTTCTGGCCAGCAGTGCTAATATTTATGGAAATCGGGTAAGTGGCGCCATTACCGAATCTGTTTCGCCTGACCCTGTAAACGACTATGCTGTCAGTAAATTATCGATGGAGTTTGTTGCCCGCCTGTACAGAGAACGTTTGCCGATCATCCTCGCCCGGCCGTTCAACTATACCGGCGTCGGACAATCAATCAATTTTGTCATACCCAAGATCGTTCATCATGTGCGTCAAAAGGCAGATGAGATAGAGTTGGGAAATCTGGACGTTTCCCGTGATTTTTCGGATGTCCGTGATGTCGTGTCGGCCTATGCCTCTCTTCTGGACGCGCCTTCTGCTTTGGGCGAAACATTCAACATCTGCTCCGGCAAGGCCTATTCGCTGAGAGAAGTAATCGCCATGATCCAGGAGATTTCGGGACGCGATTTCGCCGTTCGCGTCAATCCGGACTTTGTTCGCGAGAACGAGGTAAAAACATTGTGGGGAGATCGTAGCAAGCTCGATGCGGTGTCCGGGCAAAGGCCGATATATGATCTACGCGATACGCTGATATGGATGCTCAATCACTAG
- the argJ gene encoding bifunctional glutamate N-acetyltransferase/amino-acid acetyltransferase ArgJ, with translation MQRSPLAPAHFPVLPSIAGVTLRVAQARYKEWDRCDLTYVELDAGTAVAGLTTQSLCPSPEVEWCRDAIPLGSARALVVNAGNANAFTGHRGRAAVEAIAAKVANHLGCLPSDVLVSSTGVIGVPLPIDKAEAGLEAAFVAEPCGWEAAATTIGTTDTYAKGAHASAMIGDTRVELVGIIKGSGMIAPDMATMLGYIFTDAAIDPALLQQMLSAANKRTFSCITVDSDTSTSDTVLAFATGKAGNAPLTSMDDAGADAFQAALSDICRQLAHLVVRDGEGATKFVEISVEGAASDESAHRIGLSIANSPLVKTALAGEDANWGRVVMAIGKAGEPADRDLLSIRFGATQVATGGLAVEGYDEAPVAAHLKGQDIEIGVDLGLGEGRATVWTCDLTHGYIAINADYRS, from the coding sequence ATGCAACGCTCCCCCCTCGCCCCTGCCCACTTCCCTGTCCTGCCCTCTATCGCGGGTGTGACGCTGCGTGTGGCGCAGGCGCGCTATAAGGAATGGGACCGCTGCGACCTCACCTATGTCGAGTTGGATGCCGGCACGGCGGTCGCGGGTTTGACGACGCAGAGCCTGTGCCCATCGCCCGAAGTCGAATGGTGCCGTGATGCCATTCCGCTGGGGTCGGCGCGGGCGCTGGTGGTCAATGCGGGCAATGCCAACGCCTTTACCGGGCATCGTGGTCGCGCGGCGGTGGAGGCGATTGCGGCCAAGGTGGCGAACCATCTGGGCTGCCTGCCTTCCGACGTGCTTGTGTCTTCGACCGGGGTGATCGGCGTGCCCCTGCCGATCGACAAGGCCGAAGCGGGCCTCGAAGCGGCGTTCGTTGCTGAACCCTGCGGCTGGGAGGCAGCGGCTACGACCATCGGCACCACCGACACCTATGCCAAGGGCGCCCATGCCTCCGCCATGATCGGCGACACGCGCGTCGAACTGGTCGGCATCATCAAGGGATCTGGCATGATCGCCCCGGATATGGCGACGATGCTGGGCTACATCTTCACCGACGCGGCGATCGATCCGGCGCTGCTCCAACAGATGCTGTCGGCGGCCAACAAGCGGACCTTTTCCTGCATCACCGTCGATAGCGACACCTCGACCAGCGACACGGTGCTGGCCTTTGCCACCGGCAAGGCGGGCAATGCGCCACTGACCAGCATGGACGATGCGGGGGCGGACGCCTTTCAGGCCGCACTGTCGGACATCTGCCGCCAGCTCGCGCATCTGGTGGTGCGCGACGGCGAAGGTGCAACCAAATTCGTCGAGATCAGCGTCGAGGGTGCAGCAAGTGACGAGAGCGCGCATCGTATCGGCCTGTCGATCGCCAATTCGCCGCTGGTGAAGACCGCGCTGGCGGGCGAGGACGCCAATTGGGGTCGGGTCGTCATGGCCATCGGCAAGGCGGGCGAACCGGCCGATCGCGACCTGCTCTCCATCCGCTTCGGCGCGACGCAGGTGGCGACCGGCGGCCTGGCGGTCGAAGGCTATGACGAAGCGCCGGTGGCCGCGCATCTCAAGGGGCAGGATATCGAGATCGGCGTCGATCTGGGTCTGGGCGAGGGGCGCGCGACAGTGTGGACCTGTGATCTGACCCACGGCTATATCGCGATCAACGCGGATTATCGCAGCTGA